A genomic segment from Truepera sp. encodes:
- the plsX gene encoding phosphate acyltransferase PlsX translates to MTPGSAPAADPRPTEAASKGRIAIDAMGGEHMPRAAVEGAGAAHLEGHSVVLVGDEAQLRSELGRAGVELPVVHASDVIGMNEHATDVRRRRDSSVMVAMRMVKDGRAAACVSMGHSGATMAAAIFELGRVKGVDRAAILANLPTPKGLTGLIDAGANADCKPVYLQQFAVMGSAYVRSIWNVPSPKVGLMSNGEEPSKGNELTRAAHELLAATAGIEFYGNVEGRDLFTGLVDLVVTDGFTGNVILKQAEGDAKAIFSWVREALASSPRARLGGLLVRPALRGIAKRLDPAEYGAQPLLGVQGHAFIGHGSADARAVTSAIRTASKAVAARAVERLVAAMAEFGAARQGGAAADGEG, encoded by the coding sequence ATGACACCAGGCAGCGCCCCCGCGGCGGACCCGCGCCCCACCGAAGCTGCCTCCAAGGGCCGAATCGCCATAGACGCCATGGGCGGCGAACACATGCCCCGGGCCGCGGTCGAGGGCGCCGGGGCCGCGCACCTCGAGGGCCACTCGGTCGTGCTCGTGGGCGACGAGGCGCAACTGCGTAGCGAACTGGGGCGCGCCGGGGTGGAGCTGCCGGTGGTGCACGCATCGGACGTCATCGGCATGAACGAGCACGCGACGGACGTGCGGCGCAGGCGCGACTCGAGCGTCATGGTGGCCATGCGCATGGTCAAGGACGGACGGGCCGCCGCGTGCGTGTCGATGGGTCACTCGGGCGCCACGATGGCCGCGGCCATCTTCGAACTCGGGCGGGTGAAGGGCGTGGACCGCGCCGCCATCCTCGCGAACCTCCCGACCCCCAAGGGATTGACCGGGCTCATCGACGCCGGGGCGAACGCCGACTGCAAGCCCGTTTACCTCCAGCAGTTCGCCGTCATGGGCAGCGCCTACGTGCGCAGCATCTGGAACGTGCCGAGCCCCAAGGTCGGCCTCATGTCCAACGGGGAGGAGCCGAGCAAGGGCAACGAGCTCACTCGCGCCGCTCACGAGCTGTTGGCGGCCACGGCCGGGATCGAGTTCTACGGCAACGTCGAGGGCCGCGACCTGTTCACGGGGCTGGTGGATCTGGTCGTCACCGACGGCTTCACGGGCAACGTGATCCTCAAGCAGGCGGAGGGGGATGCCAAGGCCATCTTCTCCTGGGTGCGCGAGGCGCTCGCGAGCAGCCCCCGGGCGCGGCTCGGGGGCCTGCTCGTGAGACCGGCGCTTCGCGGCATCGCCAAGCGCTTGGACCCGGCCGAGTACGGCGCGCAGCCGCTGCTGGGTGTTCAGGGGCACGCCTTCATAGGCCACGGCTCGGCGGACGCCAGGGCCGTGACCAGCGCCATCCGCACGGCTTCCAAGGCCGTGGCGGCGCGCGCGGTGGAGAGGCTCGTTGCGGCCATGGCCGAGTTCGGCGCCGCGCGCCAGGGCGGGGCGGCGGCTGACGGCGAGGGTTAG
- a CDS encoding RluA family pseudouridine synthase, translated as MDFRTFDAPAGERLDVAIAQALELSRTYAKELVSEGYVTVDGRPVGKASSKMLGNEVVSVIIPPPRPMLVEPEDIELDVIYQDEDLVAINKPPGLVAHPTATLRTGTVVNALLGRMPLSKERLQDPSDEAYRPGIVHRLDKDTSGVMVVAKNDEAHRHLSRSFKKRLTEKEYVAIVVGEVEHGLIVDAAIGRHPVRRQSMTVGGENAKAATTHFFVVARLKGYTLVKARPHSGRTHQIRVHLAHVGAPILGDEVYGHASPIIGRQALHAYRLSLPHPRDDHGVTFSAQVPTDMVEAWLRLGGSWPPPGNEEL; from the coding sequence GTGGACTTCCGGACCTTCGACGCGCCGGCCGGCGAGCGACTCGACGTGGCTATCGCGCAGGCGCTGGAGCTGTCGCGCACCTACGCGAAGGAGCTCGTGAGCGAGGGTTACGTGACGGTGGACGGCCGCCCCGTGGGCAAGGCCAGCTCCAAGATGCTCGGCAACGAGGTCGTTTCGGTGATCATCCCGCCACCGCGCCCCATGCTGGTGGAGCCCGAGGACATCGAGCTGGACGTCATCTACCAGGACGAGGATCTGGTGGCAATCAACAAGCCGCCGGGCCTCGTGGCGCACCCTACCGCCACCTTGCGCACCGGCACCGTCGTGAACGCGCTGCTGGGGCGCATGCCCCTCTCCAAGGAGCGCCTCCAGGACCCGAGCGACGAGGCCTACCGCCCCGGCATCGTTCACCGGCTCGACAAGGACACGTCGGGCGTGATGGTGGTGGCGAAGAACGACGAGGCGCACCGGCACCTCTCGCGCTCCTTCAAGAAACGCCTGACGGAGAAGGAGTACGTGGCCATCGTGGTGGGCGAGGTCGAGCACGGTCTCATCGTGGACGCCGCCATCGGCCGCCACCCGGTGAGGCGCCAGAGCATGACCGTCGGTGGCGAGAACGCCAAGGCGGCCACCACCCACTTCTTCGTCGTGGCCCGCCTGAAGGGCTACACGCTCGTGAAGGCGCGGCCACACTCGGGCCGCACGCACCAGATCCGCGTCCACCTGGCGCACGTGGGGGCGCCGATCCTGGGCGACGAGGTCTACGGCCACGCGTCGCCGATCATCGGCCGCCAGGCCCTGCACGCCTACCGCCTGAGCCTGCCGCACCCCCGGGACGACCACGGCGTGACCTTCAGCGCCCAGGTGCCCACCGACATGGTGGAGGCGTGGTTGCGTCTGGGAGGCAGCTGGCCGCCGCCGGGCAACGAGGAGCTCTAG
- a CDS encoding M3 family oligoendopeptidase, with protein MPDDISQLPTTKEAEPRWSLSTIYPSMESGPFQDDKVRLRERLRELERYMEAHGVSPGGEGSATALEGLIERLEAAYLPLVTLRGFLGAIISVDSFDEAARAELSALTPYTSKLAALGARFQGWLAGLDLEQLALASKLIAENEYPLQREQLEGRHLMSQEAEELAALLDDTGGGAWGRLHSSLISRSTIHAGLLAGGSEGEYGMAQLRTLQANPDEAVRRRAYLAERELLQRNEVAYAAAMNGVKGQAETLAQRRGWGGAFRESLHQHSITPESLAAMHDATEERFPVLRGYLKAKAWQLGKQQLGWYDLWAPLPHASASRHSWHQAKAFIVEQFGSYSLELAAFAQRAFLEEWVDVPPRKGKRNGAYCMPVPARGESRIMLNFGGTQADLFTLAHELGHAYHNDCTFRFGRSLLQSQTPMTLAETASIFCETIVLEGVLAGADDLTKLLALEQHLTQATQLIIDIHSRYLFEATVLERRRERELSAREFRQIMDDAQARTYGDALNPEERHDLMWAHKGHYYSAGLSFYNYPYTFGFLFGLGLYAQYKRDPDAFRGRYDELLASTGLADAATLARSFGIDIEDKAFWRASLDVVEERVSAFQALTERVTR; from the coding sequence ATGCCGGACGACATCAGCCAACTCCCGACCACTAAAGAGGCCGAACCGCGTTGGAGCCTCTCGACCATCTACCCCTCCATGGAGTCGGGGCCGTTCCAGGACGACAAGGTGCGCCTGCGCGAGCGGCTACGCGAGCTCGAGCGCTACATGGAGGCGCACGGCGTGAGCCCGGGCGGCGAGGGCTCCGCCACCGCCTTGGAAGGCCTGATCGAGCGGCTCGAGGCCGCCTACTTGCCCCTGGTCACGCTGCGCGGCTTCCTCGGCGCCATCATCTCCGTGGACTCTTTCGACGAGGCCGCCCGGGCCGAGCTCTCTGCCCTTACCCCGTACACGAGCAAGCTGGCGGCGCTGGGCGCCCGCTTCCAGGGCTGGCTCGCGGGTCTCGACCTGGAGCAGCTCGCCCTGGCGTCCAAGCTGATAGCCGAGAACGAGTACCCGCTGCAGCGCGAGCAGCTCGAAGGCCGGCACCTCATGTCACAGGAGGCCGAGGAGCTGGCGGCGCTGCTCGACGACACCGGCGGCGGCGCCTGGGGTCGGCTGCACTCCTCGCTCATCTCGCGCTCGACCATCCACGCCGGCCTGCTGGCCGGCGGTTCCGAGGGCGAGTACGGGATGGCGCAGCTGCGCACGCTCCAGGCGAACCCCGACGAGGCCGTCAGGCGCCGCGCCTACCTGGCCGAGCGCGAGCTGCTGCAGCGCAACGAGGTGGCCTACGCGGCCGCCATGAACGGCGTCAAGGGGCAGGCCGAGACGCTGGCGCAGCGCCGCGGCTGGGGTGGGGCGTTCCGCGAGAGCCTCCACCAGCACTCGATCACGCCCGAGAGCCTTGCAGCCATGCACGACGCGACCGAGGAGCGCTTCCCCGTGCTCCGCGGCTACCTCAAGGCGAAGGCGTGGCAGCTCGGCAAGCAGCAGCTCGGCTGGTACGACCTCTGGGCCCCGCTGCCGCACGCCTCCGCCTCACGCCACTCGTGGCACCAGGCCAAGGCCTTCATAGTCGAACAGTTCGGCAGCTACAGCCTCGAACTGGCGGCTTTCGCGCAGCGCGCGTTCCTCGAGGAATGGGTGGACGTGCCGCCGCGGAAGGGCAAGCGCAACGGCGCCTACTGCATGCCGGTGCCGGCGAGGGGCGAGTCGCGCATCATGCTCAACTTCGGGGGCACGCAGGCCGACCTGTTCACGCTGGCGCACGAGCTGGGGCACGCCTACCACAACGACTGCACCTTCCGTTTCGGGCGCTCGCTCCTACAGTCGCAGACCCCCATGACGCTGGCCGAGACGGCCAGCATCTTCTGCGAGACCATCGTGCTGGAAGGCGTACTGGCGGGCGCCGACGACCTCACCAAGCTGCTGGCGCTGGAGCAGCACCTCACGCAGGCCACGCAGTTGATCATAGATATCCACTCGCGCTACCTGTTCGAGGCCACGGTCTTGGAGCGCCGCCGCGAGCGCGAGCTGAGCGCCCGGGAGTTCAGGCAGATCATGGACGACGCGCAGGCGCGCACGTACGGCGACGCCCTGAACCCCGAGGAGCGCCACGACCTCATGTGGGCGCACAAGGGCCACTACTACTCGGCCGGCCTGTCGTTCTACAACTACCCCTACACCTTCGGCTTCCTCTTCGGGCTCGGGCTGTACGCGCAGTACAAGCGGGACCCGGACGCTTTCAGGGGCCGCTACGACGAGCTGCTGGCCTCCACCGGGCTGGCCGACGCCGCCACGCTGGCGCGCAGCTTCGGCATCGACATCGAAGACAAGGCGTTCTGGCGAGCCAGCCTGGACGTCGTCGAGGAGCGAGTGTCGGCGTTCCAAGCGCTGACCGAAAGGGTCACCAGATGA
- a CDS encoding SDR family NAD(P)-dependent oxidoreductase: MNYRELFELTGRNVLVIGAGSGIGRATAQGLADFGAVVTCADANEDAAKAAAAELKGLGYESRSAKVNITDAAAVDDLVNGMAGLDAVVCTPSINVRKPLLKVSGDEFDRVIGVNLKGSFNVMRAAGKRMAEQGKGSLVFFSSIRSQVVEPGQGVYAATKAGTLQMIRALASELGPQGVRANAVAPGVVETPLTQQIKDQPEWYRAYAEKSALGRWSQPSELVGAVVFLVSDAASFVTGSLLFVDGGWTAQDGRFTPPL, from the coding sequence ATGAACTACCGCGAACTGTTCGAACTGACGGGCCGCAACGTCCTGGTCATAGGCGCAGGCTCGGGCATAGGCCGCGCCACGGCGCAGGGCCTCGCAGACTTCGGGGCGGTGGTGACCTGCGCTGACGCCAACGAGGACGCTGCCAAGGCCGCCGCGGCCGAGCTGAAGGGCCTCGGCTACGAGTCGCGCTCCGCGAAGGTGAACATCACCGACGCGGCGGCAGTCGACGACCTCGTGAACGGCATGGCCGGCCTGGACGCGGTGGTCTGCACGCCGTCGATAAACGTACGCAAGCCGCTCCTGAAGGTGAGCGGTGACGAGTTCGACCGCGTGATCGGCGTGAACTTGAAGGGCAGCTTCAACGTGATGAGGGCGGCCGGCAAGCGCATGGCCGAACAGGGCAAGGGCAGCCTGGTGTTCTTCTCCAGCATCCGCAGCCAGGTCGTGGAGCCGGGCCAGGGCGTGTACGCCGCCACCAAGGCGGGCACGCTGCAGATGATCCGCGCGCTGGCGTCGGAGCTGGGCCCGCAGGGCGTGCGCGCCAACGCCGTGGCGCCGGGCGTGGTCGAGACGCCCCTCACGCAGCAGATCAAGGACCAACCGGAGTGGTACCGCGCGTACGCCGAGAAGAGCGCCCTGGGCCGCTGGTCGCAGCCCAGCGAGCTGGTGGGCGCCGTCGTCTTCCTGGTGTCCGACGCCGCGTCGTTCGTGACCGGCTCGCTGCTGTTCGTGGACGGCGGCTGGACCGCGCAGGACGGCCGCTTCACGCCGCCGCTGTGA
- a CDS encoding M20 family metallopeptidase yields the protein MSAYPSELARRAAEAVDPELVARLAHDLVRIRSVYDAELGTTEAAAASYVANHFRSVGLVPVVEEAAPGRPNVVCDWQGTGFDPARHRTLMFEGHTDVVTEGDPAKWAVPPFEGVVDGDVLHGRGSADMKAGVAASLAALEAVRAVAPDLTGRIRFGIVADEEGMMLGIKHFIRQGWADDVSGAIIAEPEENELCLFQKGAMRVNVRVVGVMSHGAMPYAGVNPNLGLADLIVALRDFERREQERLGPHEFLGLPWITPTVIRSPATGEAQLNVMPEEAYAALDIRTVPGQDHAEIEAELRRIAADIERATDRLHVHLDVFESRPWTQTRADDPLVGALEAVYEGVFGTPPRYGGVPGATDGTFLWAWKDVPIVTVGPGDRTIPHQVNEFVRLSEVVASARLYAAAAVTYLSSDR from the coding sequence GTGAGCGCTTACCCGTCGGAGCTGGCGCGCCGCGCTGCGGAGGCGGTGGATCCCGAGCTGGTGGCGCGGCTGGCGCACGACCTGGTGCGCATCCGCAGCGTGTACGACGCCGAACTCGGCACCACCGAGGCCGCCGCGGCGTCCTACGTGGCGAACCACTTCCGCTCGGTCGGGCTTGTTCCGGTGGTCGAGGAGGCGGCGCCGGGCCGCCCGAACGTGGTGTGCGACTGGCAGGGCACGGGCTTCGACCCGGCCAGGCACCGCACCCTCATGTTCGAGGGCCACACCGACGTGGTCACGGAGGGCGACCCCGCCAAGTGGGCGGTTCCTCCCTTCGAGGGGGTAGTCGACGGCGACGTGCTTCACGGCCGCGGCAGCGCCGACATGAAGGCCGGCGTGGCCGCCAGCCTGGCCGCCCTGGAGGCCGTCAGGGCCGTGGCGCCCGACCTCACCGGCCGCATACGGTTCGGGATCGTTGCCGACGAGGAGGGCATGATGCTGGGCATCAAGCACTTCATCAGGCAGGGGTGGGCCGACGACGTCAGCGGCGCCATCATCGCCGAGCCGGAGGAGAACGAGCTGTGCCTGTTCCAGAAGGGCGCCATGCGCGTGAACGTGAGGGTGGTGGGCGTCATGAGCCACGGCGCCATGCCGTACGCAGGCGTGAACCCCAACCTGGGGCTGGCCGACCTGATCGTGGCGCTGCGCGATTTCGAGCGGCGCGAGCAGGAGCGGCTGGGGCCGCACGAGTTCCTCGGCCTGCCCTGGATTACGCCCACGGTGATCCGCTCGCCGGCAACCGGTGAGGCGCAACTGAACGTCATGCCCGAGGAGGCCTACGCCGCGCTCGACATCCGCACGGTGCCGGGCCAAGACCACGCCGAGATAGAGGCCGAGCTGAGGCGCATCGCCGCCGACATCGAGCGAGCCACCGACCGGCTGCACGTCCACCTCGACGTCTTCGAGTCGAGGCCATGGACGCAAACGCGGGCCGACGACCCGCTGGTTGGTGCCCTGGAGGCCGTGTACGAGGGCGTGTTCGGCACGCCGCCGCGCTACGGCGGCGTGCCGGGCGCCACCGACGGCACCTTCTTATGGGCGTGGAAGGACGTCCCCATCGTCACGGTCGGGCCCGGCGACCGCACCATCCCGCATCAGGTGAACGAGTTCGTGCGCCTCAGCGAGGTGGTGGCCAGCGCTCGCCTCTACGCCGCGGCTGCGGTAACTTATCTCTCGTCAGACAGGTAG
- a CDS encoding ABC transporter substrate-binding protein: protein MTSSPRTRFAGALFGALALTLALLVGSAFAEDPAPVKGGTFTVAITADPPGWDPTVSTSQEIPRVMYNNVYEGLVSFDRTGAIVPALAESYDLSEDGLTWTFHLRQGVKFHDGSDFDSADVVATFERARDKESGHTHPEYYSAISEIAAPDAYTVVFTLSQPSRGLLYNLARPDSIIYPPEKAETQRSEPIGTGPFKFASYTEGSEVVLERNPDYYREGVPYLDKAVFKIIGDPNTRFAALQAGDIDMIGVALSPEQYLQLADNPELKGTEGTATTEITVAMNNARAPFNDIRVRQAINLAIDKDTIVQGAFFGLGTVIGSHMSPSEPYYIDLSNTYPYDPVRAKELLAEAGYADGFTIHFELPEPYNIERRSGEVVAQMLREVGINVELSVVEWGTWIQRIFLGGDYDMTIIGHSEPRDINVYANPGYYYHYDNPAIGDLLARAEAATSSEAETAAYREIAMVIAEDAVNVWLFSPPYLVAARQNVYGFWQDQPTPAIDVTEVFKTN from the coding sequence ATGACCAGTTCCCCTCGAACCCGCTTCGCCGGCGCCCTCTTCGGCGCACTGGCGCTCACGTTGGCGCTCCTGGTGGGTAGCGCCTTCGCCGAGGACCCCGCACCCGTCAAGGGCGGAACCTTCACCGTGGCGATCACCGCCGACCCGCCGGGATGGGACCCCACCGTCTCCACCTCACAAGAGATCCCCCGCGTCATGTACAACAACGTCTACGAGGGCCTCGTCAGCTTCGACCGCACCGGCGCCATCGTGCCGGCCCTCGCCGAGTCTTACGACCTGAGCGAGGACGGCCTTACCTGGACGTTCCACCTCCGCCAGGGCGTGAAGTTCCACGACGGCAGCGACTTCGACTCGGCCGACGTGGTGGCGACGTTCGAGCGCGCGCGCGACAAGGAGTCAGGGCACACGCACCCCGAGTACTACTCGGCCATCAGCGAGATAGCGGCGCCCGACGCCTACACGGTCGTCTTCACGCTCAGCCAACCGAGCCGCGGCCTGCTCTACAACCTGGCGCGCCCCGACTCGATCATCTACCCGCCGGAGAAGGCCGAGACGCAGCGCTCCGAGCCGATCGGCACGGGCCCCTTCAAGTTCGCGTCGTACACGGAGGGCAGTGAGGTCGTCCTCGAGCGCAACCCCGACTACTACCGCGAGGGCGTGCCGTACCTGGACAAGGCCGTCTTCAAAATCATCGGCGACCCGAACACGCGCTTCGCGGCGCTGCAGGCCGGCGACATCGACATGATCGGCGTGGCCCTCTCGCCCGAGCAGTACCTGCAGCTGGCCGACAACCCGGAGCTCAAGGGCACCGAGGGCACCGCGACCACCGAGATCACGGTGGCCATGAACAACGCGCGGGCGCCGTTCAACGACATCCGCGTGCGCCAGGCCATCAACCTCGCCATCGACAAGGACACCATCGTGCAGGGGGCCTTCTTCGGCCTCGGCACGGTCATCGGCTCGCACATGAGCCCCTCCGAGCCCTACTACATCGACCTCTCGAACACCTACCCCTACGACCCGGTCCGCGCCAAGGAGCTCCTCGCCGAGGCCGGCTACGCCGACGGCTTCACCATCCACTTCGAGCTGCCCGAGCCGTACAACATCGAGCGCCGCAGCGGCGAAGTGGTGGCCCAGATGCTGCGCGAGGTGGGCATCAACGTGGAGCTGAGCGTGGTGGAGTGGGGCACCTGGATCCAGCGGATCTTCCTGGGTGGCGATTACGACATGACGATCATCGGCCACTCCGAGCCGCGCGACATAAACGTGTACGCCAACCCCGGGTACTACTACCACTACGACAACCCCGCCATCGGCGACCTGCTGGCCCGGGCCGAGGCCGCCACGAGCAGTGAGGCGGAGACGGCGGCGTACCGCGAGATCGCCATGGTGATAGCCGAGGACGCCGTGAACGTCTGGCTCTTCTCGCCGCCTTACCTGGTGGCCGCCCGCCAGAACGTGTACGGCTTCTGGCAGGACCAGCCGACCCCGGCCATCGACGTGACCGAGGTGTTCAAGACCAACTGA
- a CDS encoding ABC transporter permease — translation MLAFTVRRFFTALISVWLASLVVFSAIIAVPGDPAEIILGLNASPQARDALRAKLGLDVPAPQRYVTWLAKAVRGDLGESINYQQPVGKLIAARLQVSVPLSIGAALVATLLAIPLGIFAAMRRGTLLDPLITTLSQVGAAVPSFWLGLIFILYFAVQLRVLPAGGFTPFETDPAKWFRSLVLPVLALGLGQAAVMTRMTRAAMLDVLDQDFVRTARAKGVGTGKLVLKHALRNAMVTIVTILGLSLTNVFIGSIVIEQVFALPGMGALALKAIGTRDFPLLQGEILVYAATIVALGFLVDLSYGLLDPRIRYA, via the coding sequence ATGCTGGCGTTCACCGTTAGGCGCTTCTTCACCGCCCTGATCAGCGTGTGGCTCGCCAGTCTCGTGGTCTTCTCGGCCATCATCGCGGTGCCCGGCGACCCGGCCGAGATAATCCTCGGCCTCAACGCCAGCCCGCAGGCCCGCGACGCTCTGCGCGCCAAGCTGGGCCTCGACGTGCCGGCGCCGCAACGCTACGTAACGTGGCTTGCCAAGGCGGTCCGCGGCGACCTGGGCGAGAGCATCAACTACCAGCAGCCCGTCGGCAAGCTGATCGCCGCCCGGCTGCAGGTGTCCGTACCCCTCTCCATCGGCGCGGCGCTGGTGGCCACGCTGCTAGCCATCCCCTTGGGCATCTTCGCGGCCATGAGGCGGGGCACGTTGTTAGACCCGCTCATCACCACCCTCTCGCAGGTGGGCGCGGCCGTCCCGAGCTTCTGGCTGGGGCTTATCTTCATCCTCTATTTCGCGGTGCAGCTCAGGGTGTTGCCCGCGGGCGGCTTCACACCGTTCGAAACCGACCCGGCCAAGTGGTTCCGCAGCCTGGTGCTGCCCGTCCTGGCGCTTGGCCTCGGCCAGGCGGCCGTCATGACGCGCATGACGCGCGCCGCCATGCTCGACGTGCTGGACCAGGACTTCGTGCGCACGGCCCGGGCCAAGGGCGTAGGCACGGGCAAGCTGGTGCTCAAGCACGCGCTGCGCAACGCCATGGTCACCATCGTCACCATCTTGGGACTGTCTCTCACCAACGTGTTCATCGGTTCCATCGTCATAGAGCAGGTGTTCGCCCTACCCGGCATGGGGGCCCTGGCCCTCAAGGCCATCGGCACGCGCGACTTCCCCCTGCTGCAGGGCGAGATCCTCGTGTACGCCGCCACCATCGTGGCGCTCGGGTTCTTGGTGGACCTCTCCTACGGGCTGCTCGACCCGCGAATCAGGTACGCCTGA
- a CDS encoding ABC transporter permease: MARRSKLAKRANLITGAVLVGVVALAALLSFVWLPTDPLKMNFASQLKPPSGAYPLGTDHFGRDLLSRVLVGARSTLYVGFIAVGLALSIGSLLGALAGFLGNVADEVIMRVVDVAYAFPAILMALLLAAVYKPGTLTAMIAIGIATVPIFARIARASVLSLKGRDYVEAGRALGVRPGRLLFRHILPGAVGPLVVQASLSLAVAVLAEAALSFLGLGTPPDVPSWGNMLREAQGFMSMSPYPALVPGLAIVWTVLGWSLLGDGLRDWWDPRG, from the coding sequence ATGGCGCGGCGCAGCAAGCTCGCCAAGCGCGCCAACCTGATAACCGGCGCCGTGCTGGTGGGCGTGGTGGCGCTGGCGGCGCTCCTCAGCTTCGTGTGGCTGCCAACCGACCCGCTGAAGATGAACTTCGCCAGCCAGCTCAAGCCGCCGTCGGGGGCGTACCCGCTGGGCACCGACCACTTCGGCCGCGACCTGCTCTCGCGCGTGCTGGTGGGCGCGCGCTCCACCCTCTACGTCGGCTTCATCGCGGTCGGCCTCGCCCTCTCGATCGGCAGCCTCCTCGGAGCGCTGGCGGGCTTCCTGGGCAACGTGGCTGACGAGGTGATAATGCGCGTGGTAGACGTGGCGTACGCCTTCCCGGCCATCCTCATGGCGCTGCTGCTGGCCGCCGTCTACAAGCCGGGGACGCTGACGGCCATGATCGCCATCGGGATAGCCACCGTGCCCATCTTCGCGCGCATTGCGCGCGCCAGCGTGCTGAGCCTCAAGGGCCGCGACTACGTGGAGGCCGGCCGCGCCCTGGGCGTGCGCCCCGGCCGGCTGCTCTTCAGGCACATACTGCCCGGCGCCGTGGGGCCGCTGGTGGTGCAGGCCAGCCTGAGCCTCGCGGTGGCCGTGCTTGCCGAGGCCGCCCTCTCGTTCCTCGGCCTGGGCACCCCACCCGACGTGCCGAGTTGGGGCAACATGCTGCGCGAGGCGCAGGGCTTCATGAGCATGAGCCCCTACCCCGCCCTGGTGCCCGGCCTGGCCATCGTCTGGACGGTGCTGGGGTGGAGCCTGTTGGGCGACGGCTTGCGGGACTGGTGGGACCCGCGGGGGTGA
- a CDS encoding carboxymuconolactone decarboxylase family protein, with protein sequence MTQPNPNTTPRVVLPEAVTSRTEYKRRFGAWQMYRAFAALPWAATKLMANKRRALVDEDLVRRLQLAVTAVNGCPACSYQHAKMALAQGMSNEEINSFLSGSGDYIEPEEAKAILFAQHFAEHTGRPDKAAFDLIAQEYGDEEAHVMLAAVQFMLAGNVYGIPYSAFRSRRKGRPFKGSSLGYEVGMLIAGIVMLPAAMVHGSLRGLFGSPVTWAPSDADIPPGPNPDGAARTGVPQAQRP encoded by the coding sequence GTGACGCAACCCAACCCGAACACCACGCCGCGGGTGGTGTTGCCAGAAGCGGTGACCTCCAGAACGGAGTACAAGCGCAGGTTCGGAGCGTGGCAGATGTACCGGGCCTTCGCAGCATTGCCCTGGGCCGCCACCAAGCTGATGGCGAACAAGAGGCGCGCTCTGGTAGACGAAGACCTTGTGAGGCGTTTGCAGTTGGCGGTAACCGCAGTCAACGGTTGCCCGGCCTGCTCGTACCAGCACGCAAAGATGGCGCTGGCGCAGGGCATGAGCAACGAGGAGATAAACAGTTTCCTGAGCGGGAGCGGCGACTACATCGAGCCGGAGGAGGCGAAGGCGATATTGTTCGCGCAGCACTTCGCCGAGCACACCGGACGGCCCGACAAGGCCGCTTTCGACCTGATCGCGCAAGAGTACGGCGACGAAGAGGCGCACGTCATGCTCGCCGCCGTTCAATTCATGTTGGCGGGCAACGTTTACGGGATCCCTTACAGCGCGTTCCGGTCGCGCCGCAAGGGGAGACCCTTCAAGGGCAGCTCGCTTGGTTACGAGGTCGGCATGCTTATAGCGGGCATCGTCATGCTGCCCGCGGCCATGGTGCACGGTTCGCTGCGTGGCCTGTTCGGCTCACCCGTAACGTGGGCGCCTTCGGACGCCGATATTCCGCCCGGACCCAACCCAGACGGCGCCGCCCGCACCGGCGTGCCGCAAGCCCAACGGCCCTGA
- a CDS encoding dihydrofolate reductase family protein, translating into MRRIRYQVASSLDGFIAGPNGEIDWIPHEPEIDFAELFAQFDTLLMGRRTYEDLPVGTEAFGEQRIIVFSRTLRQKDHPGVTILRELSRDWIDELRAEPGKDIWLFGGGELFRAFLDLDRVDTVEPAVVPVVLGAGRPLLSAPAIARRLELRRHRVYQHSGIVLLEYDVLGRGPTETS; encoded by the coding sequence ATGAGGCGTATCAGGTACCAGGTCGCTAGCAGTCTGGATGGCTTCATCGCCGGCCCCAACGGCGAGATCGACTGGATCCCGCATGAACCCGAGATCGACTTCGCCGAGCTCTTCGCGCAGTTTGACACTCTGCTCATGGGCCGGCGCACCTACGAAGACTTGCCGGTAGGCACCGAAGCGTTCGGGGAGCAACGGATCATCGTCTTCTCCCGCACTTTGCGGCAGAAGGACCATCCGGGCGTGACCATCCTGCGGGAGCTGAGCAGGGATTGGATCGACGAGCTGCGGGCGGAGCCGGGCAAGGATATCTGGCTCTTCGGCGGCGGCGAGCTGTTCCGCGCCTTCCTGGACCTGGACCGTGTCGACACGGTCGAACCCGCGGTGGTGCCGGTCGTGCTGGGCGCCGGCCGCCCGCTGCTATCGGCCCCGGCCATCGCGCGAAGGCTCGAGCTCAGGCGCCACCGCGTTTACCAGCACAGCGGCATCGTGCTGCTGGAGTACGACGTGCTGGGGCGGGGGCCCACGGAAACCAGTTGA